One Oryza glaberrima chromosome 10, OglaRS2, whole genome shotgun sequence DNA segment encodes these proteins:
- the LOC127786194 gene encoding KH domain-containing protein HEN4-like — protein MDHDRSRRHKSNTSRKRPHFNSDDGKRKRLNSRHDDGTISSEPIETIYRILCPVKKIGSVLGRGGDIVKALRDTTKAKIRVADSIPGADERVIIIFNYSSQTEEAAQNISTDGFEDMKPHCFAQDALLKIHDKIAADEDLHAGIVHEKSENVDDVIARILVPGNQVGCLLGKGGSIIQQLRNDTGAGIRVLPSENLPQCALKSDELVQISGSSSLVRKALYEISTRLHQHPRKDNPPLEEIIDASTQRKHQAPPQLPHANPMLPHLHVDHSPQIPLLDPYRNRPLQYHSAEAEEFSIKILCASEHIGQVIGKSGGNVRQVEQQTGACVQVKEVGKNASEERLIVVSSQEIPDDPVSPTIEALILLHSKVSTLAENHHLTTRLVVPSNKVGCIIGEGGKVITEMRRRTGAEIRVYSKADKPKYLSFDEELVQVAGLPAIARGALTEIASRLRTRTLRDGSSSNNPTPFAPFDGPPVDILPNREFMLYGRSANSPPYGGPPNDPPYGRPAIDPPYGRPAIDPPYRRPANDTSYGGLNNDGPRDPYTAYPVEYFSKREYPSGNSKVTPSASYDRYAATTRLPNRELPSSISPGADYMSRRSYLDQVPTDRYSSRGTLQLGLSRAGNSNVQQLGITRAGNSNAYDYTEAAEQIHGREDYRRLSGLTGYPGGSVEFRIPNSYLESVIGAGGVNLAEIRQISGARVKLHEAHPGSSESIVEIQGIPDQVKAAQSLLHGFIGASSNSRQAPQSSRMAHYF, from the exons ATGGATCATGATAGATCTAGAAGGCATAAATCAAATACTTCCAGAAAAAGGCCACATTTCAATTCTGATGACGGAAAGAGGAAACGGCTAAACTCAAGGCACGATGATGGAACCATATCTTCTGAGCCAATAGAAACCATTTACAGGATACTGTGTCCGGTTAAAAAGATTGGCAGTGTCTTGGGAAGAGGCGGTGATATTGTTAAGGCACTAAGAGACACAACTAAAGCAAAGATAAGGGTTGCTGATTCCATTCCTGGTGCAGATGAGAGAGTAATTATTATCTTTAACTACTCAAGTCAGACTGAAGAAGCTGCTCAAAATATTTCTACTGATGGATTTGAGGACATGAAGCCTCATTGTTTTGCCCAAGATGCCCTGTTGAAGATACATGACAAAATTGCAGCAGATGAAGATCTCCATGCTGGAATTGTTCATGAAAAGTCTGAAAATGTTGATGATGTAATTGCTCGAATTTTGGTTCCAGGAAATCAAGTTGGCTGTCTTCTAGGAAAAGGTGGCTCCATTATACAACAGCTACGAAATGACACTGGAGCAGGGATCCGTGTCTTACCATCTGAAAATCTTCCTCAGTGTGCACTTAAAAGTGATGAATTGGTGCAG ATATCTGGATCTTCTTCCCTTGTAAGAAAAGCTCTCTATGAAATATCTACTCGTCTGCATCAACATCCTCGTAAAGACAATCCACCTCTGGAAGAAATTATAGATGCAAGCACACAAAGGAAGCATCAGGCTCCACCACAATTACCACATGCAAATCCAATGTTGCCACACCTGCATGTGGATCACTCACCACAAATACCCTTGCTTGATCCATATAGAAACAGGCCACTGCAGTATCATTCTGCTGAAGCTGAAGAGTTCTCTATTAAAATTCTGTGTGCTTCTGAACACATTGGTCAAGTTATTGGGAAAAGTGGTGGCAATGTTCGGCAAGTCGAACAGCAGACAGGTGCTTGCGTTCAGGTTAAAGAAGTTGGCAAAAATGCTTCTGAAGAAAGGTTAATTGTTGTTTCATCTCAGGAG ATTCCAGATGATCCAGTGTCTCCAACAATTGAGGCGCTTATTTTGCTCCATAGTAAAGTAAGTACACTTGCTGAGAATCACCACTTGACGACACGGCTTGTTGTACCATCAAACAAAGTTGGTTGTATTATTGGGGAAGGTGGAAAGGTAATTACTGAAATGAGAAGACGGACTGGGGCTGAAATCCGAGTCTACTCAAAAGCAGATAAACCTAAGTACTTGTCTTTTGATGAGGAGCTTGTGCAG GTTGCTGGGCTTCCAGCTATTGCAAGAGGAGCCCTGACAGAGATTGCTTCGAGGCTTAGAACTAGGACACTCAGAGATGGAAGTTCTTCCAATAATCCGACACCTTTTGCCCCTTTTGATGGTCCTCCTGTTGATATCTTGCCTAACAGGGAATTCATGCTATATGGACGATCTGCCAATAGTCCCCCATATGGAGGGCCTCCTAATGATCCACCATATGGAAGACCTGCCATTGATCCACCATATGGAAGACCAGCCATTGATCCACCATATAGAAGACCTGCCAATGATACATCATATGGAGGGTTGAACAATGATGGGCCTCGTGATCCTTACACTGCGTATCCTGTAGAGTACTTCTCTAAAAGAGAGTACCCTAGTGGAAATAGCAAAGTTACACCATCTGCTTCATACGACAGATATGCAGCAACTACTCGCTTGCCTAATAGAGAACTACCCTCATCTATTAGTCCTGGTGCCGATTATATGTCCCGCCGTTCTTATCTTGACCAAGTACCTACTGATAGGTACTCTAGTAGGGGTACACTACAATTAGGCCTCTCGAGAGCTGGGAATAGTAATGTGCAACAATTAGGAATCACCAGAGCTGGAAATTCCAATGCTTATGATTATACCGAG GCTGCTGAGCAGATCCATGGACGTGAGGATTACCGAAGACTGTCAGGTCTCACTGG GTATCCAGGTGGCTCCGTCGAATTTCGGATTCCAAATAGTTATCTGGAATCTGTCATTGGAGCTGGTGGTGTCAATCTAGCTGAGATCCGTCAG ATCTCTGGCGCGAGAGTGAAGTTGCACGAAGCCCATCCTGGTTCTTCCGAGTCCATTGTGGAGATCCAGGGCATTCCGGATCAAGTGAAAGCCGCACAGAGCCTTCTGCATGGCTTCATCGGCGCAAGCAGCAACAGCAGGCAGGCGCCCCAGTCCTCTCGCATGGCCCATTATTTTTAG
- the LOC127786195 gene encoding protein Rf1, mitochondrial-like, translating to MARRVPTRPRGGGGGGVPRSEGSIQGRGGRAGGSGAEDARHVFDELLRRGRGASIYGLNRALADVARHSPAAAVSRYNRMARAGADEVTPDLCTYSILIGCCCRAGRLDLGFAALGNVIKKVFRVEAITFAPLLKGLCADKRTSDAMDIVLRRMTELSCMPDVFSCTILLKGLCDENRSQEALELLHMMADDRGGGSPPDVVSYTTVIHGFFKEGDSDKAYSTYHEMLDRRISPNVVTYSSIIAALCKAQAMDKAMEVLNTMVKNGVMPDCMTYNSILHGYCSSGQPKEAIGTLKKMRSDGVEPNVVTYRSLMNYLCKNGRCTEARKIFDSMTKRGLEPDIATYRTLLQGYATKGALVEMHALLDLMVRNGIQPDHHVFKILICAYAKQEKVDQAMLVFSKMRQHGLNPNVVCYGTVIDVLCKSGSVDDAMLYFEQMIDEGLTPNIFSAYIGFIGVYI from the coding sequence ATGGCGCGCCGCGTCCCTACccgcccgcgcggcggcggcggcggcggcgtcccacGCTCGGAGGGCTCGATCCAAGGGCGAGGAGGCCGCGCGGGGGGCAGTGGCGCCGAGGACGCACGCCACGTGTTCGACGAATTGCTCCGGCGTGGCAGGGGCGCCTCGATCTACGGCTTGAACCGCGCCCTCGCCGACGTCGCGCGTCACAGCCCCGCGGCCGCCGTGTCCCGCTACAACCGCATGGCCcgagccggcgccgacgaggtaaCTCCCGACTTGTGCACCTACAGCATTCTCATCGGTTGCTGCTGCCGCGCGGGCCGCTTGGACCTCGGTTTCGCGGCCTTGGGCAATGTCATTAAGAAGGTATTTAGAGTGGAAGCCATCACCTTCGCTCCTCTGCTCAAGGGCCTCTGTGCCGACAAGAGGACGAGCGACGCAATGGACATAGTGCTCCGCAGAATGACCGAGCTCAGCTGCATGCCAGATGTTTTCTCCTGCACCATTCTTCTCAAGGGTCTGTGTGATGAGAACAGAAGCCAAGAAGCTCTCGAGCTGCTGCACATGATGGCTGATGATCGAGGAGGAGGTAGCCCACCTGATGTGGTGTCGTATACCACTGTCATCCATGGCTTCTTCAAAGAGGGGGATTCAGACAAAGCTTACAGTACATACCATGAAATGCTTGATCGGAGGATTTCACCAAATGTTGTGACTTACAGCTCTATTATTGCTGCGTTATGCAAGGCTCAAGCTATGGACAAAGCCATGGAGGTACTTAACACCATGGTTAAGAATGGTGTCATGCCTGATTGCATGACATATAATAGTATTCTGCATGGATATTGCTCTTCAGGGCAGCCAAAAGAGGCTATTGGAACTCTCAAAAAGATGCGCAGTGATGGTGTCGAACCAAATGTTGTTACTTATAGATCACTGATGAATTATCTTTGCAAGAATGGAAGATGCACCGAAGCTAGAAAGATTTTCGATTCTATGACCAAGAGGGGCCTAGAGCCTGATATTGCTACCTATCGTACCCTGCTTCAGGGGTATGCTACCAAAGGAGCCCTTGTTGAGATGCATGCTCTCTTGGATTTGATGGTACGAAATGGTATCCAACCGGATCATCATGTATTCAAAATTCTAATATGTGCATACGCTAAACAAGAGAAAGTAGATCAGGCAATGCTTGTATTCAGCAAAATGAGGCAGCATGGATTGAATCCGAATGTAGTGTGCTATGGAACAGTTATAGATGTACTTTGCAAGTCAGGCAGTGTAGATGATGCTATGCTTTATTTTGAGCAGATGATCGATGAAGGACTAACCCCTAACATTTTTTCTGCTTATATTGGATTTATAGGTGTTTATATATAA